Proteins encoded by one window of Dyella humicola:
- a CDS encoding GspH/FimT family pseudopilin, whose amino-acid sequence MAKHRSRHRGFTLVELMVTLAVIAILAMIAVPNFGSLTRRHRVASVANQLLADFTYARAEAATRGKYVSICASRDGGTCSESLDYASGWIVYVYPTGGDGANQLYDASKADFALLRATGMQQGVAIAALDAAPFTYGQQGEGRRDSFALIVCSRPSSGAQAETSAAVPGIKVGLISSGSVVLGPLPSGSNCS is encoded by the coding sequence ATGGCCAAGCACCGTTCCAGGCATCGCGGCTTTACGTTGGTGGAACTGATGGTGACGTTGGCGGTCATCGCGATTCTCGCCATGATTGCCGTTCCCAATTTCGGCAGCCTGACGCGCCGTCATCGCGTGGCCTCGGTGGCCAATCAATTGCTGGCGGATTTCACCTACGCACGAGCTGAGGCTGCTACGCGCGGAAAATACGTATCGATCTGCGCCAGCCGCGACGGCGGCACCTGTAGCGAATCGTTGGACTACGCGTCCGGTTGGATCGTCTATGTCTATCCCACAGGGGGCGATGGCGCGAATCAGTTGTACGACGCCAGCAAGGCGGACTTTGCCTTGCTGCGAGCCACGGGGATGCAGCAAGGTGTGGCCATCGCGGCGTTGGATGCCGCTCCTTTCACGTACGGCCAGCAAGGGGAGGGGAGGCGTGACTCGTTCGCTCTTATCGTCTGCTCGCGGCCGTCGAGCGGCGCCCAAGCGGAAACTTCAGCTGCCGTACCAGGTATCAAGGTCGGCTTGATCAGTTCCGGGAGCGTTGTGCTCGGCCCGCTGCCGTCCGGCAGCAACTGCTCTTGA
- a CDS encoding type IV pilin protein, with translation MRRVHGFTLIELMVVVAIIAVLAAFAVPAYSRYGYRARRTDGQELLLRIATAQERYYATYNKYGALADLGFADPALSDNGFYSVSLSNQTTSTYMATATPRSAQQSDACGSLQLDGMGTKTSAAAGNVSSNGNCW, from the coding sequence ATGCGGCGTGTGCACGGCTTTACCTTAATCGAGCTGATGGTCGTGGTTGCGATCATCGCCGTACTTGCAGCATTCGCCGTACCGGCCTATAGCCGTTACGGTTATCGCGCACGGCGAACCGATGGACAGGAGTTGCTATTGCGCATCGCCACGGCGCAGGAGCGCTACTACGCCACGTACAACAAGTACGGTGCACTTGCAGACCTGGGCTTCGCCGATCCCGCGCTATCCGATAACGGCTTTTACTCCGTGTCGCTGTCGAACCAGACAACCTCGACGTACATGGCCACGGCGACTCCTCGCAGCGCTCAGCAAAGCGATGCGTGCGGATCGTTGCAGCTCGATGGCATGGGCACGAAAACATCGGCGGCGGCGGGCAACGTCAGCAGCAATGGCAATTGTTGGTGA
- a CDS encoding pilus assembly protein: protein MPKANFARQRLQPAFIGLAMGVFAGTSAVSMAGTVELSPGPPAATTSVAPNLVLTFDDSGSMTWRHMPDTRPYSNVSWGAGNGQTEAENYAYPSGTAVGPYLCAGVIAPGITDSSDPRSWSMNGVYFNPDNTYAPPVKADGTSMPNAVFTAAWVNGFKVNRPASPVSATNYTQNLATLSFCGNKGAGYYRYTGAASTLPVNSSGQLTTQAIANLYTAGSWTWVPLPAAQQQNFANWFSYYRTRTMASVSSVSHAFQPFNDNVRVAWQNINANTTTNPWLTTATSIYKFVDGTTTSNMRTRFYNWLFAMPDAGGTPNRTAALRVGEYFKNRTGATDNNPYWDRDVGKELVCRQNYHIQMTDGMWNGDTPTQGAINDRAAISRLPDGIGSFSLSDSESKVVWNEESNSVETMADIAFRYWATDLQAGVTGASLFATPANRLKVSSNIPDQSTTLFNKPLAPDADPRTNKEIYWNPANDPATWPHLVQYMIGFGASGTLSNNATTYKSLRSGAIAWPVPVVGTDDGKKIDDMWHAALNSRGVFFAASNPSTLSNALKNIINSIVSRNTTSVSGSLSSAVLTEGAVTYQAGYDTNDWKGSLTANTVNTDGSISAAALWNGRSLLDTRAKAGDSRVILTSTGLGTGKGAAFRGATVVSAINAVDAGFGSGTTTPAGSDRLGWLRGDQSKDGTSFRQRNSVFGAVVNAQTLYVAQPNGGYGNTWPAGSAEALAAASGKSYEKFRADHAKRAPTVYVAANDGMLHAFDATTASTLASSVDVTPNPGAERWAYVPYSAFSRLSGWSSLDDFKFMPSVDGTPVSRDVYFSTGSSQGWHTILVAGLRLGGRGVYALDITEPSATEGGTSGKVIGPAEKVLWEFNHTLPASGGNNPANLGYTYGRPNIGRLANGKWVVMVPAGYFPTGSTEPAASNAFSSLFVLDAQTGELLRELRTPTSVSGLAGSIESYGLTTPVVGDYNSDQIDDVAFAGDLLGNLWRFDLTDSNPANWKTELFYRPQNPGYQPITVMPRLFPDAAAGGFMVLFGTGKYLGGIDNVIDANTRVQSIYGMRDAGSAGQVPIIGGSSSSPLVKQTMVESSGIRGLTSNPVPAKTTGGTAIRGWSIDLDISSAKGERVVVDATAIFTTNQAIVTTLIPQNNDPCDPAPRGALLILDALTGQANLGGSYGSLAGWPDGYAQAGLRVKNPPTGGFLPVSSSMGGGLAYVPGLIADTGNQALDGKAPSFGIPVWRRRSWRVLNNAD from the coding sequence ATGCCTAAAGCGAATTTTGCACGTCAGCGGCTGCAGCCCGCGTTCATCGGATTGGCGATGGGCGTGTTTGCCGGTACCTCTGCCGTATCCATGGCCGGCACGGTCGAACTCAGTCCAGGACCACCAGCAGCCACCACCTCGGTGGCGCCTAATCTGGTGCTGACATTCGACGATTCCGGCTCGATGACTTGGCGCCATATGCCCGATACGCGCCCCTATAGCAACGTTAGCTGGGGCGCTGGGAACGGGCAGACGGAGGCGGAGAATTACGCCTATCCGAGCGGGACCGCCGTTGGTCCCTATCTTTGCGCGGGCGTGATTGCTCCAGGCATCACGGACAGCAGTGATCCGCGTTCCTGGAGCATGAATGGTGTCTATTTCAATCCCGACAATACCTATGCGCCACCGGTGAAGGCCGACGGCACCAGCATGCCCAATGCGGTGTTCACCGCAGCCTGGGTCAATGGGTTCAAGGTCAACCGGCCCGCCAGCCCCGTTTCGGCAACGAATTACACGCAGAACCTTGCCACGCTCAGCTTTTGTGGAAACAAGGGAGCGGGCTACTACAGGTACACCGGCGCGGCGAGTACCTTGCCGGTGAATAGTTCGGGCCAGCTCACGACGCAGGCGATAGCCAATCTCTACACCGCCGGGAGCTGGACCTGGGTACCGCTGCCGGCGGCCCAACAGCAGAACTTCGCCAACTGGTTTTCGTACTACCGCACCCGCACCATGGCGTCGGTATCTTCCGTTTCGCATGCCTTCCAGCCGTTCAATGACAACGTCCGCGTCGCGTGGCAGAACATCAATGCGAATACCACGACAAATCCTTGGCTGACCACGGCGACGTCGATCTACAAGTTTGTCGACGGCACGACGACGAGCAATATGCGTACGCGCTTCTACAACTGGCTGTTCGCCATGCCGGATGCAGGCGGCACGCCGAATCGCACCGCCGCGTTGCGCGTGGGCGAATATTTCAAGAACCGCACGGGCGCGACCGACAATAATCCGTATTGGGACCGCGATGTCGGCAAGGAACTGGTATGTCGCCAGAACTACCACATTCAGATGACCGACGGCATGTGGAATGGGGATACGCCAACGCAGGGGGCGATCAACGATCGCGCTGCCATCAGCCGGTTGCCTGACGGGATCGGCAGCTTTTCCCTGTCGGATAGCGAAAGCAAGGTCGTGTGGAACGAGGAAAGCAATAGCGTCGAGACGATGGCTGATATCGCCTTCCGGTACTGGGCCACCGACTTGCAGGCGGGCGTGACGGGCGCCAGTCTGTTCGCGACCCCAGCCAATCGGCTCAAGGTGTCGTCCAATATTCCCGACCAATCCACCACGTTGTTCAACAAGCCACTGGCGCCGGATGCGGATCCGCGCACGAACAAGGAGATCTACTGGAACCCGGCCAACGATCCGGCCACCTGGCCGCACCTGGTGCAGTACATGATTGGCTTCGGCGCTTCGGGCACGCTGTCGAACAATGCGACGACCTATAAGAGCCTGCGCAGCGGAGCCATCGCCTGGCCTGTGCCCGTCGTGGGAACGGACGATGGCAAGAAGATCGATGACATGTGGCACGCGGCGCTCAACAGCCGCGGCGTGTTCTTTGCCGCCAGCAATCCTTCCACACTCAGCAATGCGTTGAAGAACATCATCAACAGCATCGTCTCGCGCAACACCACGTCGGTGTCGGGGAGCCTGAGCTCGGCGGTTCTTACCGAAGGCGCCGTAACCTACCAGGCGGGCTACGACACCAATGACTGGAAAGGGAGCCTGACGGCCAATACGGTCAATACCGATGGAAGCATTTCAGCGGCTGCGCTATGGAATGGCCGCAGCTTGCTGGACACGCGGGCGAAGGCCGGAGACAGCCGGGTCATCCTTACCAGTACAGGCCTTGGCACGGGGAAAGGTGCCGCCTTCCGCGGCGCCACGGTTGTGAGCGCGATCAATGCGGTGGACGCGGGTTTTGGCTCGGGGACCACGACGCCTGCTGGCAGCGACCGGCTAGGCTGGTTGCGTGGCGATCAGAGCAAAGATGGCACCAGCTTCCGGCAGCGCAACTCTGTGTTCGGTGCGGTCGTCAATGCGCAAACGCTTTATGTGGCACAGCCGAACGGCGGGTACGGCAATACCTGGCCGGCAGGTTCTGCGGAAGCCTTGGCTGCCGCCTCGGGTAAATCGTATGAGAAGTTCCGCGCCGATCATGCCAAGCGTGCGCCCACCGTCTATGTGGCGGCGAACGACGGCATGCTGCATGCGTTTGACGCCACCACCGCGTCGACGCTTGCCAGCTCAGTCGACGTCACGCCGAATCCAGGTGCGGAGCGCTGGGCCTATGTGCCTTATTCCGCTTTTAGCCGCCTGTCCGGCTGGTCATCACTGGACGATTTCAAGTTCATGCCGTCGGTCGATGGCACGCCTGTGAGTCGCGATGTCTATTTCAGTACGGGTAGCAGCCAGGGCTGGCACACCATCCTGGTAGCCGGTTTGCGGCTGGGTGGCCGGGGTGTCTACGCGTTGGATATTACGGAGCCGTCGGCCACTGAAGGCGGCACTTCCGGCAAGGTCATCGGACCCGCCGAAAAAGTGCTGTGGGAATTCAACCACACCCTTCCGGCAAGTGGCGGCAACAATCCCGCCAATCTGGGTTACACCTATGGCAGGCCCAATATCGGCAGGCTGGCCAATGGCAAGTGGGTCGTCATGGTGCCGGCTGGCTATTTCCCGACAGGGAGCACCGAGCCTGCGGCAAGCAACGCGTTCAGTTCGCTGTTCGTGCTTGATGCGCAAACGGGTGAATTGCTCCGAGAGCTGAGGACGCCTACCAGCGTCAGCGGTCTGGCTGGCTCCATCGAGAGTTACGGCCTGACCACGCCCGTAGTGGGCGATTACAACAGCGACCAGATCGATGACGTCGCCTTTGCGGGCGATCTGCTGGGCAATCTATGGCGCTTTGATCTGACGGATAGCAATCCTGCGAATTGGAAAACCGAGTTGTTCTACCGTCCCCAGAACCCGGGCTATCAGCCCATCACGGTGATGCCGCGCCTGTTTCCCGATGCCGCTGCGGGTGGCTTCATGGTGTTGTTCGGCACGGGCAAATATCTCGGCGGCATCGACAACGTCATCGACGCCAATACCAGGGTGCAGTCCATCTACGGCATGCGCGACGCAGGTTCCGCGGGGCAGGTGCCGATCATCGGCGGCAGCTCGTCGAGCCCCCTGGTGAAGCAGACGATGGTCGAGTCTTCCGGCATACGAGGCCTCACCAGCAATCCGGTTCCGGCCAAGACGACTGGCGGCACGGCCATTCGCGGTTGGTCTATCGATCTCGATATCAGCTCGGCCAAGGGCGAACGGGTGGTGGTGGACGCAACGGCGATCTTCACCACCAATCAGGCGATCGTCACGACGTTGATACCGCAGAACAACGACCCCTGCGATCCCGCGCCGCGCGGCGCGCTGCTGATACTCGATGCGCTGACGGGCCAAGCCAATCTTGGCGGCAGCTACGGAAGCCTTGCGGGCTGGCCCGACGGTTATGCGCAAGCAGGACTGCGCGTAAAAAATCCGCCGACAGGTGGTTTCCTGCCGGTGTCCTCGTCGATGGGCGGTGGTCTTGCCTACGTGCCCGGCTTGATCGCGGACACGGGCAATCAGGCGCTTGATGGCAAGGCGCCTTCGTTCGGCATTCCCGTCTGGCGCCGGCGATCCTGGCGAGTGCTCAACAATGCGGACTAA
- a CDS encoding pilus assembly PilX family protein translates to MTSRFSRWSTRSGPHAQHGVVLVVALIFLLLLTMLAISASGRSLLQERMAGGLRNNQMAEMAAETALRGAEWKLWKAGGQGGVSCGTSVISECYVFDAASPVNDVVEFRTSGGWVTAGSTEYKGESGGHDYTSPSSVGFSAEHKLIAALARNPRYLIEDLGPELPPGAGGQHESGVTSSTGTGASNPGTHIYRITARGVGGNENAVRVLESTFGAKSN, encoded by the coding sequence ATGACGTCACGTTTCTCCAGATGGTCCACGCGTTCCGGCCCGCACGCTCAGCACGGCGTGGTGCTGGTGGTGGCGCTGATTTTTCTGCTGCTGCTGACCATGCTTGCGATCAGTGCTTCCGGTCGCTCGTTGCTGCAGGAGCGAATGGCGGGCGGCCTGCGCAACAACCAGATGGCCGAGATGGCAGCCGAAACGGCGTTGCGCGGCGCGGAGTGGAAATTGTGGAAAGCCGGCGGGCAGGGTGGCGTGAGCTGTGGCACCTCCGTGATCTCCGAGTGCTACGTGTTCGACGCGGCGAGTCCGGTCAACGACGTCGTCGAATTCCGCACGAGTGGTGGATGGGTGACGGCTGGCTCGACCGAATACAAGGGTGAAAGCGGGGGGCATGACTACACCAGCCCCAGTTCGGTCGGTTTCTCCGCGGAGCATAAGTTGATTGCCGCATTGGCACGCAATCCGCGCTACCTGATCGAGGATCTCGGCCCGGAGTTGCCGCCAGGTGCGGGCGGGCAGCACGAATCCGGCGTCACCAGTAGCACGGGCACGGGAGCATCCAACCCAGGCACGCATATCTATCGCATCACGGCGCGTGGTGTCGGTGGCAATGAAAACGCCGTGAGGGTGCTCGAGTCCACCTTCGGCGCGAAGAGCAACTGA
- a CDS encoding PilW family protein, with protein sequence MIRPRLRVDQCGVTLVELMIAMVLGLLVSGGIITVFLTTSHSNRVQNQLARLQEEGRYAMGRLVGDLRMANGHYCANTGGLANQTSSGLLLDGLRSPMVYANNLVGAMSDVTTNWGASPYPAKPTSPYYFPSFLAMRGYDCTRTSCTPAVSKVPNMGTNVDSRVVGSSVLTLRYLDSSKGWALGGTNSTVTTDADGTVAAIDLKQGRGEPPVTDFETGDLAMLANCSSAAVFAVDGGGARISPVAVSTALDGNTGKPVALQPQSAPRLFDFKKDFLTVTYYLKVVANDDGSTTGALIRRLNGRDSELVRGVERLDFLYGVEDSNGNTSYLTATQIDSGTNCPPSVPVKLGTDPGCLWRGVKSIEVRILMSGQQALPTLAASDTRYTYASDGITEPRLPGDAGRSVTPAQQGFDDRMLRREFSALVALRNYNP encoded by the coding sequence ATGATCAGGCCACGCTTGCGCGTTGATCAATGCGGCGTGACGCTGGTCGAGCTGATGATAGCCATGGTGCTTGGCCTGCTCGTGTCTGGCGGCATCATCACCGTGTTCCTGACCACTTCACACAGCAATCGCGTGCAGAACCAGCTGGCGCGGCTGCAGGAGGAGGGGCGGTATGCGATGGGTCGTCTGGTCGGCGATCTACGCATGGCTAATGGCCACTACTGCGCGAACACCGGTGGCCTCGCCAACCAGACATCCAGTGGCCTGCTGCTCGACGGCTTGCGTTCACCCATGGTGTACGCCAATAACCTGGTGGGCGCGATGAGCGACGTGACCACGAACTGGGGCGCGTCTCCCTATCCCGCCAAGCCGACGTCGCCTTACTACTTCCCATCGTTTCTAGCCATGCGTGGTTATGACTGCACGCGTACGAGCTGCACGCCGGCGGTAAGCAAGGTTCCCAACATGGGCACGAACGTCGACAGCCGCGTAGTTGGCTCGAGTGTCCTCACCCTGCGCTATCTCGATTCGTCCAAGGGTTGGGCGCTGGGCGGCACCAACAGCACGGTGACCACGGACGCGGATGGCACGGTGGCCGCCATCGATCTGAAGCAAGGTCGGGGCGAGCCGCCCGTCACCGATTTCGAAACCGGTGATCTGGCGATGCTGGCGAACTGTTCCAGTGCGGCAGTCTTTGCCGTCGACGGTGGCGGTGCCCGGATCTCACCTGTGGCGGTGAGCACGGCACTCGATGGCAACACCGGCAAGCCAGTGGCGTTGCAGCCGCAATCCGCGCCGCGCCTGTTCGACTTCAAGAAGGATTTCCTCACCGTCACCTATTACCTGAAGGTGGTGGCGAACGACGATGGCAGCACCACCGGAGCACTGATCCGTCGACTCAATGGCAGGGACAGCGAGCTGGTCCGCGGTGTTGAGCGACTGGATTTCCTCTACGGCGTGGAGGACAGCAACGGCAATACGAGTTATCTCACCGCCACGCAGATCGATAGCGGAACGAACTGTCCGCCGTCGGTGCCGGTAAAGCTGGGCACCGATCCGGGCTGCCTGTGGCGCGGTGTGAAGAGTATTGAGGTGCGCATTCTTATGAGCGGCCAGCAAGCGCTGCCGACGCTGGCCGCGAGCGACACCAGGTACACCTATGCGTCGGACGGCATCACCGAGCCCAGGCTGCCTGGTGATGCTGGCCGTTCCGTCACGCCCGCCCAGCAGGGATTTGACGATCGCATGCTTCGGCGCGAATTCAGTGCGCTCGTCGCGCTTCGCAATTACAACCCCTGA
- the pilV gene encoding type IV pilus modification protein PilV: MQARSRQRGISLIEVLMAVLIFSVGLIGLAGLMVMAARSNHAAYLRTQVTFLAGNMADRMRANPMGLWNGAYNATGYPTSTKQTCSKASPCSPAQVAVRDQYEWSQLLKTLLPDAHATISCTGTAGLGYDPTPQMGMRPPYGGICAMTITWTERKVIATGASDPPTQSFAWEFQP; the protein is encoded by the coding sequence ATGCAGGCACGTTCGCGACAGCGCGGCATCTCGCTCATCGAGGTGCTCATGGCTGTGCTGATCTTCAGTGTTGGCCTGATTGGATTGGCTGGCCTGATGGTGATGGCGGCGCGCTCCAATCACGCGGCTTACCTGCGCACCCAGGTGACGTTTCTCGCCGGCAACATGGCCGATCGGATGCGAGCCAATCCGATGGGGTTGTGGAACGGCGCGTACAACGCCACCGGCTACCCGACATCCACCAAGCAGACGTGCAGCAAGGCCTCGCCATGCTCGCCCGCGCAGGTCGCCGTGCGTGATCAATATGAGTGGAGTCAGCTGCTCAAGACACTGTTGCCCGATGCACACGCAACGATCAGCTGCACGGGCACGGCCGGTCTCGGCTACGACCCGACGCCGCAGATGGGCATGCGACCACCTTATGGCGGTATCTGCGCCATGACCATCACCTGGACCGAGCGCAAGGTGATCGCCACGGGCGCCAGTGATCCGCCGACGCAATCGTTTGCCTGGGAGTTCCAGCCATGA